From the genome of Nitratidesulfovibrio sp.:
GCGGTTGCGGAAGCCCGCGCGCACCAGCGCCAGACCCGCCTCGTTCACTTCCTCGCCGTCGTCCTTGACCACCTTCTGCCCCACCCGCTCGGCCACGGCGTTCAGGGCGGCCTTCAGGGACGAAAAGGGGGATTCGGGCAGGGTCGGGGCGGCCACGGCCACGGCGCGGGCGCCTGTGGCGTGCCGGGTGAGGCGACCATGCATGCGCTCTACCCGCTGGCGATTGCCGAACATGCCGCGCAGAGCCTGCGCCACCAGCAATACCGCGCCGGAGGCCAGCAGGGCTGCCAGGAAGGGGATCATGGTTTCGTCGAACGGCATGGCGGATATCCTCAGACTCTGATGGTGGTCATGCGCTTGAGCACGATACCGCCGATGGCCATCTGGAACAGCGATCCGGTAAGCAGCATGTTCCCCTCGGGCGTGGCGTACAGGGCGCTCATGAAGTCGGCGTTCAGCAGGTTGATGATGAACCCGATGCCGAAGGGCAGGGCGAACAGGATCCAGGCGGTCAGGCGGCCTTCCGCCGAAAGCACGCGCACCCGGCCCGCCAGCTTGAACCGTTCGCGGATCAGCCGGGCGATGTTGGTGACGATTTCCGCCAGGTTGCCGCCGGTTTCACGCTGGATGTTCACCGACACCACGAAGAACTTCAGGTCCGGGCAGTCCACGCGGCGGGTAAGGTTGTACAGGGCCGCGTTCGCCGGGATGCCGAAGTTGATTTCGTCCAGGGTCTTCTGGATTTCCGGGCCGATGGGATCGGCGAATTCGTCGGCCACCATGCGCATGCCCTGATTGAAGGCATGCCCCGCCTTGAGCGCGCGGGCGATGAGGTCCAGCGCATCGGGCAGCTGACGCTGAAAGCGGCCCATGCGGGCGTTGCGCTTGCGCTGCACCCACAGGAAGGGCGCGTAGCCGAGCGCCAGCGGCGGCGCCACCAGCAGGAACAGGTTGTCCACCAGCAGGTGCATGACCAGAAAGCTCGAGGCCGCGCCCAGCACCGAGGCCAGCAGCAGCACGCCCAGGGTGGCCCGTACCTGCGCCTGTTCCAGTGCCAGGTCCATCTTCTTGGTCCACGACTGGGCGGCCAGCATCCGGTGCAGCCAGTCCACGTCGGACAGGGAGCGGCGGCGTTCCAGGTCCACCCGGTCCTGCTCGTCTTTCGCCCGCAGCAGGTTTTCCATGCGCTGCCCCACGCGCTGCGCCGTGGCGCGGCGGCGACCGTAGGCCAGGTCCAGCACGCCCATGACGAACACGAACATGGCGATGACCGAGAGTACGGCGATGACGAGCATCATGGCGAAACCCCTTTGCGTTCAGGCTGCCGCGCTACTGCGACAGGTCGGGGTCGAACAGCGCGCCGCCGAGCTCGATGCCCATGGCGGCCAGGCGCGGGGCGAAGCGGGGCCGGATGCCGCCGGAGCGGAAGCGCCCCTGCACCTTGCCGTTTTCGTCCACGCCGGTCTGTTCGAAGGTGAAGATGTCCTGCATGGTGATGGCGTCGCCTTCCATGCCGGTGATTTCCGAAAGGCTGGTCATCTTGCGCGAGCCGTCGGACAGGCGCGAAACCTGGATGATCACGTCCACGGCGGACGAAATGTACCGCTTCAGCGACAGGGTGCCGATGTTCAGCCCGGCCATGGCCACCATGGTTTCCAGGCGCATCAGGCAGTCGCGCGGGGTGTTGGCGTGGATGGTGGTCAGCGAGCCGTCGTGGCCGGTGTTCATGGCTTGCAGCATGTCCAGCACTTCGCCGCTGCGCACTTCGCCCACGATGATGCGATCGGGCCGCATGCGCAGGCAGTTCTTGACCAGGTCGCGCGCGGTGACCTGACCCTGCCCCTCGATGTTGGCGGGGCGGGTTTCCAGCCGCACCACGTGGTCCTGCTTCAGTTGCAGTTCCGCCGCGTCTTCGATGGTCACGATGCGCTCGTCGTGCGGCACGAAGCGTGACAGGCAGTTGAGCATGGTGGTCTTGCCCGAGCCGGTGCCGCCGGAAACGATGATGTTCAGCCGCGCCTTGACGATGCCGCGCAGCACCTCGCCCATATCCGGGCTCAGCGCGCCGAAGCGGATCAGGTCTTCCAGTTCCAGCGGGTCCTTGGAAAAGCGGCGGATGGACAGGCTGGGGCCGTCCAGGGCCAGCGGCGGGATGATGGCGTTGACGCGCGACCCGTCGGCCAGGCGCGCGTCCACCATGGGCGATGCCTCGTCCACGCGGCGGCCGATGCGGGCCACGATGCGGTCGATGATCTTGCGCAGGTGGTCGTCGTCCAGGAAACGGGTGTTGACCCGGATCAGCTTGCCGCGCCGTTCCACGTAGACCATGCGGTAGTTGTTGACGAGGATGTCGTTGACCGTGGGGTCGCGCAGCAGCGGTTCCAGCGGGCCAAGGCCCATGACCTCGTCGCGGATGTCCTCGACCAGTTGGCGTTGCTCCTGCGCGTTGAGGGGGGCCTGACGGAATTCCTCGCGCAGCAGCTTTTCGACCAGGCGCGAAATTTCTGCGGCCAGCCTGTCGGGCGGCAGCGATTCGGCGGCGGCCAGGTCCATCATCTCCAGCAGGCGGTCTTGCAGGCGGGCGCGAATTTCGTAGTAGTGGTCGCCGTGCAGGGTCAGGGTGGACACGTCGCACACCTGCTCCGCGCTGGCGGGGCGGGCAGCGGGGCGTGACAGCGGACGGGATTTGGCGGCCTGGGGGCCTTGCGCGTCGGTGGTCTGGGGGTTTGCGGCCTGCGCGTCAGGGGATTGCGCGCAAGGGGCCTGCGTTTTCGGGGTGTCGGCGCGGGGCACCGCGTGAGGCGCGGAGGCCGCCGCAGGTTCGGACACCGGCGCGGATTCCGGACGCGGCGCGCGGAACAGGGTGGCGTCGTTGACCGGTACGCGCGGGATGGGCGCGTTGTCGGTTTCGTCCGTGTGATCCGTCCCGTTTGCATCACCTGCCCCGTTCAGGAAGGTGACGGGTGCGGAAGATGTGGGGGCCTCGCGCAGGTCCTGCGGGGTGGGCATGGCGGTTCCGTTGCCGGAAAGATGGCTGCGGGCGTTGAGGCCGGACGCACCCAGGCGGGGCACCTGCCGCGACGGTGCGGACTCCGGGCCGCGCTCCAGGCTGTCCAGTTCGTGCTGGAGATGCCCGTAGACGTCGGCATCCGCGTGCACGAATGGCGGGGTCTCGGATTCCGGCGTCAGCGCGGGGGCGGGTTGCCGCCGCGTGGTGCGCATCAGTCGTTCGGCCAGTCTCATGGCTATCCCCTTGCGCCCTGCAACAGGACGCCGTGCGGCAGCAGGCCGCCCCGTTCGCGTTCGGGGTCGCGTTCCATGCCGCGCCGATTGGGTTCATGCGTGTCGTCGCCCTTGCGGTGCAGCAGGCGGGCGAAGATGCCCCCCGCCTTCATGCCGGGCGCGGTGCCGCCGTTGCCGGGCGCGGCGGCGGCGGGGGCCAGCCGTTCGGCCAGCTTGGCCAACGAGCGCGCGGCCACCGAGCGGGGCGCCGCCTCGCACAGGGGCACGCCCTGGTTGATGGCCGACACGGCAGCGCCGTAGTCGTCGCCCACGGTGGCGAATACCTTGCGTTCCAGCAGCCGTTCGGCCTCGGTCAGGTCCACCCCGGCCTGGGGCGACATGCGGTTGACCACCAACTGGATGCGCGCGGCCACGGAGGGCGCAGCGGCGGCCACGTCGTCCAGCAGGCGGCGGGCACCCGCCAGGGCGGGCAGGGCCAGGTCGGTGACCAGCAGGATGGTTTCCGCCTCCTGCATGGAAACAAGGGCCAGTTCGTCGGCATAGGGGCCGCCGTCCACCACGGTGACGGCGTACAGGGCGCGGGCCAGGTCCAGTACGGCCTTCACCGCGCGGGGGCTGATGGCGTCCAGGTCGTCGCCCGTGTCGGGCGAGGCGTATACTTCGAGGCCGCTGGCGTGCCGTTCGGCCAGGCTGCGCAGGAAGGTGGCGTCCAGGCGGCCAAGGTTGCGCGCGCCGTCGGCCCAGGTGCGGGAATATTCCATGTCCAGGAACAGCGGCACGTCGCCCTGGGGCAGGCGCATGTCCATCAGCGCCGCCAGCGGCAGCGCGGCGGGGTTGGCGGCCGGGCCGCCCGTGGCCAGGGCCATGTCGCCCATGGCCTGCACGTCGCGCGCGGCATTGGTGCCGCGTCCGTTCGTTCCGGTCAGGCCCCTGCCCGTCTTCTTCGCATCGGACGCGGGAGCGGTGCCGACCAGGGAACGCGCGGCCAGCACGGCAAGGTTCACGGCCACGGTGGTGGCGCCCACGCCGCCCTTGGCCCCCATGATGTGGATGATCCGGCCACCGGCGGCGGGCGCGGCAGCCGACGGGCTTGCGGCTCGCGCGGTACGGCGGCGGCGCGCGTAGCCTTCCAGCGCGGCCAGCACCTCGTCCGAGCGGAACGGCTGGGACAGGAATTCGCTGATCCCGGCGCGCATGGCGCGGATGATCAGGTCCGGGTCCTTCTGGCGCGAGGCCACGAACACCTCGCCCACGCGGGGGTCGGACACCAGCGAGGCGATGGACTCGAAATCGTCCTCCAGGTCTTCCCCCAATTCCAGGACAACCAGTCCGAGGTCGTCGGCTTCACCGGGGGTGACCAGGCGGAAGCCATCCTGCCGGGCGAGGACGCGGGTGAGTTCCTCGCGCGTGGCGAGGCGCTTGGTGAGCAGGCAGACGGGATGGGTGATGTTCATGGCGGATTCTCGCTACTTGCCGATCTTGAAGCGGAGGGTGTTGCCTTCATCGGGCTTCTTCTCGCCTTCGCGCATGGTTTTCATGACGCGCTCGCCCACCCGGCCATCCAGGCCGATGACGGGGTCGTCGTCCGCCGGGCCGGGGTTCAGCCGCTGGGCGTCGCGCTGGGCGCGGAAGGCCTCGCCCTGGGTGAAGGTCCATTCGGAAATGGGCGAGTCCTTGGACGGCCCGGCGCAGCCCGTCAGGACGGCAAGGACGAAGATGGCCGCAAACAGGGGCAGCAGGGCCAACAGGGCAGGGCGGGGCTGGGGGACGATCCGGTTGGCGTTCATTTCGTGCCTCCTTGGGCATGGCCGGGCAGCACGTGTCCGAACTCGCCTTCCATGCCCGAGGGGGCATCGGCCGTGTTGCGGGGTGCGGCGTAGGCGGCGGGGGCGGTGATGGCCGGGGCTGCGCCCTCCATCTTGCCCTGAAGGAAGAATTCGAACTCCGATGGCTCGCGAAAGCCGTCGGTGGGCAGCTTGGCCGTGGCGCCGTCCAGCGGCTTGGCCAGGCGCGGGGTGACGATGATGACCAGTTCGGTCTCGTTCTTCTGCCAGTTGCTGGAGCGGAACAGCGTGCCCAGCAGGGGCACGTCGCCCAGCACGGGGTATTTCTTGATGTTCTCGCGCACTTCGTCGCGCAGCAGGCCCGCCACGGCAAAGCTCTGGCCGTCGGCCAGTTCCACGGTGGTGGCGGCGCGCCGGGAGGAGATGGCCGGAATGGTGAACCCGTTGATTTCGATGACGTTGGTATAGTCCAGTTCCGATACTTCGGGGTTTACCCGCATGCTGATCAGCTTGTCCGAGACCACCGTGGGGGTGAAGCCCAGGGTCACGCCGTACTTCTTGAATTCGATGGCCACGGTGCCCAGGCCCTGCGGCACGGGGATGGGTATTTCGCCCCCGGCGAGGAAGTCGGCGGTTTCGCCGCTGCGGCAGATCAGGGTGGGTTCGGCCAGCACCTTGACCAGGCCGTTCTGCTTCAGCACGTCCAGAAAGCCCATCAGGCTCGCCTGGCCCGCAGTGGCGCGGAACATGCCGGTGACGTTGGGGCTGATCACGGCCCCTGTACCGCCCACGCCCACCACGCCTTTCTGGCTGTCCAGGGTGAACAGCTGGTTCAGCATGCCGAAGGCGAAATCGTTGTTCCAGGCGTAGGTCAGGTCGATGCCCAGGCGTTCCAGCACCGACTTGCGCATCTCGGCCACCTTCACTTCCAGCATCACCTGATGCACGCCGCCCACCTGCATGAGGTTGGTCACCTTGTCCGGGGCGTACAGCTTGGCCACGTCCAGGGCGGTGGTCATGCCCGCGCTGCTGCGCACGGTGCCTGCCAGGGTGATGGATTCGCCCACGGCCATGACCATGATGTCCTTTTCGTCGGGCAGCACGCGGTGCAGCATTTCCTTCAGTTGGGCAAGGTCCGGGGTGACCTGGATGTCGTAGACCTGGGTGATGGCCCCGGCCCCGTTCCACAGGGTAAGCGTGGTGCCGCCCGGCTTCTTGCCGGTGATGTAGACCTGCTGGGGCGACAGTACGACCACCCCCGCGATGCCTTCGTCGGCCACGGAAACCCGGGCTGCGGGCTGTGCGGTGCGCACCACCATGGACTTGCCCATGGCCAGCGGCACGGACTGCGGGGTTGCGTCGGCCAGGGCCTGTGTGGCGACGGCCAGAACCAGCACGGCTGCCAACATGGCGCATGCGGCGCGAACGATCGACAGGGAACCGACGGGCTGAACCGCCGCGCGGGTGAGGTGGGCGGGGCGGCTCATTGCGGGAACCTCAGTGTTGAACGTTCGGTGCCGGAGATCATCTCCACCTTGGTTTCACGCACCTTGGGAACCGGCTTGCCCTCCGGGGTGCTGGTCAGCAGGGCCAGCGTGCCGGGCACGTCCGTGCCGGGGGTCAGCACCGTGCCGTCGTCGGCGGGGTTGCGCAGGGCGAAGTGCAGTTCGCCGCGCGAGGCGGCCAGGGACAGCGGTTCGGCCTGCTGGGGCGAGATTTCCAGGGTATACACGTCCACCGAAGAGGTGGAGGTGTCGTCGCCTTCCTGCTTCAGTTCGGTGCCGGTGGCCAGCACGCGCACGTTTTCGAGCACCAGCTTGGTGCGCGACTTGGACTTCTCGCGGCTTTCGTCGTCCAGGGTCGCCAGCACGTCCACGCGGTTGCCGGGGCGGATGAACCCGGAAAGGCCCAGCACCTTGTTGCCCTTGACGGCCACGGCGCGCATGCCGGGGGCGATCAGCGTGCTGACGCCGCCGTGCGCCTGGCCGTCCTGCAACAGGCGGGCTTCGGTGATGGGTTCACCGGCGGTCACGTCGGAGGAAAGCACCCGGCCCACGGGCATGGCGTCCTTGTTGAACGCGCCGGATGGCGCGCTGGACTTCAGGAAGGGGGCCATCTTGATCTGTTCGGCCGTCAGCTTGGCGCCGCGCGGCACGTCGGCGGCGGCCACCGCCAGCTCGACCTGCTCGGGGGCGGCCATCTGGGGGGCGGCGGCGCGGTTCACCTGCATGAACCGGAACACCAGCACCCCGGCCACCAGGGCCAGCACCAGCGCGAGGGAAATCTGGATCAGTGAGGAGGCGCGCATGACCGTGCCCCCCTACAGGATGACGGCCCAGGCGGGCAGCAGCGCGGACATGGCCGAGGGGAAGGCGGCTTGCGCCATGGCAAGGCCGGTACCCAGCGCGATGGCCACGCCGTAGCACAGCCGGGGCAGGCGGGCGCTGGCGGTGGCGGGGACGTAGTCGAAGCGACCGGTGACGGCCAGCAGTTCGACGGATACCCGCAGCGAGCGCAACACCGCGCGCAACTGCGGCAGGTGGAAGGCCAGCACGCCCAGGGCGTAGACGCCGCCGGCAAGGCTGGTCCAGATGAAGGCGCGGAACACGGTTTCGGCACCCAGGAAGGCACCGGCGGCGGCCAGCAGCTTCACGTCGCCCGCGCCCATGACCCGCAGCAGGAAGGGGATCAGCATCAGGCCGAGGCCCAGGCCGAAACCGGACAGGGAAAAGAGCAGGCCGTCCCAGGCGCCGGAAAGGCCGCCGGTCCAGGCGCCCAGCACCGTGTTGACCACGACGCCCGCCAGCATGGCGGGAAAGGTGAGCCAGTTGGGAATGCGCATGGCGCGCAGGTCGGTGGTCACGGCCACCAGCAGTACGGCGGCGAGGGGGGCGGCAAGGATGGGGTTCATGGGTGCTCTCCTCTTGTAACCGGGGTGACCGGGGAAACGGGGTGTCGCCGTTTCCGGGCGGACTGCCCTGTCGGCGGGTGCCATTTGGGGGGTGCCGATTCGGGCGGGTTCTCCATCGCAAGGTCCGCGCTTTCGATGGCGAAGGGGCCGGGGGTTCGCCCCGGCCCCTCCGAGTGCAGCGGTGGCGGGAAGCCGGTACGCCGTCGCGGGGTGCTACGAGCCGGGGGTGGGCATCTTGGAATCGATGTACGAGAAGGTGGAGCTGACCTTGGTGCCGAGGGCGGTGACGGCGGCAACGATGACGGCGGCGATGAGGGCGGCGATGAGACCGTATTCGAGGGCGGTGGCGCCTTCTTCGTCACGGATCAGGGTGGTGAGGGACTTCAACATCATCTTACTCCTTTCGGGTTTTTGCGCGATTATAAACGGGGCCTACGAACCGGGGGTGGGCATCTTGGAGTCGATGTACGAGAAGGTGGAGCTGACCTTGGTGCCGAGGGCGGTGACCGCGGCGACGATGACGGCGGCGATGAGGGCGGCGATGAGGCCGTATTCGAGGGCGGTGGCGCCTTCTTCGTCACGGATCAGGCGGGCGATGATCTTCGACATGGCTGTTCTCCTCTTATTCCTTCGTTGCTGTGCTGTGCGGTTGTGCCGTGGGCTACGAACCGGGGGTGGGCATCTTGGAGTCGATGTACGAGAAGGTTGCGCTGACCTTGGTGCCGAGGGCGGTGACGGCGGCGACGATGACGGCGGCGATGAGGGCGGCGATGAGGCCGTATTCGAGAGCGGTAGCGCCTTCTTCGTCACGAATCAGGGTGGTGAAGCGTTCAAACATGATGTCTCTCCTGCGTTAGGGGCTGTTGGCTGGCCGGGGGGCCGTTGTTGACTCCCATTCAGCAACCCGCGTGCCAAGGAACGTCATGCAGAACGTAATACGCGTTAACATTCTGAAACAGTACGGAATGTTTTTTTACACGGGCCAAAAGGGGCTGTTAGCGCGGATGATATCCGGGCGGATGGACCGGCGCGCGGGGAACTGCGGCGGCATGGAATCCACGAATCTTGGAGTGGGGATGGCAAAAGGGCGGGCGCGGAGGGCGCCGGGCAGGGGAAACGGGGCGGGAAGTCCAATGGGGCGAGCGGCCTGCGCGAGAATCTAGGATTCTTGGAGCGGCTCGAAGCCGCGCGCAGTTGGCGGTGTCGGGGCGTCACCGTCCAGAGGGGATACGGGCGTGTCGCGAAACGTGGCGGGGGGATGGAAAGCGTGGACGAGGGGGGGGGCGCTGCGGGGCGCGGCGGAAGAAAATCTAGGATTCCTGGATCAGGGGCAGTCCGTTGCGCGGCTTGATGCCGTGCTTCTGCAGCTTGGCCCACAGGTTCTTTGGGGTCAGGCCCAGCAGCACGGCGGCTTCGGTCTGGCGGCCCTCGGCGCGGCGCAGCGCGTCCAGTAGCAGGTTGCGTTCGACCATGCGCATGGTTTCGCGCAGGTCGATGGGGCCGGTAAGGGCCGCCGCCGCGAAGGCGTGGGTGGAGGACGCGCCCGCCGAAGCGCTGGCTGAGTGCGTGCCAACCGGGGATGCGCCGGTGGGCGGCGGGGTGGGAAGGGTGGACGGGGCGGGCTGGCCGGTGGCGTCGGTTCCCTCGCGGTCCGGTCGGCCTGCGGCGTCGTCCGGCCCGGACATGTGCCCGGAGACCATCCCTTCGGGCGCGGACCTTTCGAACGTTGCACCGGGGGCGCGGCCCAGGGCGCGGTCCACGTCGGGGGCGTCGATGGGGCCTTCGGCGGCGATGGCGGCACGCTCGATGACGTTGGCCAGTTGGCGCACGTTGCCCGGCCAGTCGTAGGAACACAGGGCGGCAACGGCCGCCGGGGTCAGCCCGTGCACGGGCAGGCCCAGGGTGCCTTGCAGCCGCCGCACCACGTGCTGGGCCAGCAGGGGGATGTCTTCCCTGCGGCTGCGCAGCGGGGGCAGATGCACCACGGCCACGCCCAGGCGGTAGTACAGGTCTTCACGAAAGGCCTTTTCGCGCACCCGGTCGGCAAGGTTCTGGTTGGTGGCGGCGATGAGCCGCACGTCCAGCGTAACGGGTCTGCGCCCGCCCAGGCGTTCCACCTGTTTCTGCTCCACCACCCGCAACAGCTTGGGCTGGATGGCCAGGGGCATGTCGCCGATTTCGTCCAGCATCAGGGTGCCGCCCTGGGCCAGCTCGAACTTGCCGGGCTGCGCCGTGGCCGCGCCGGTAAAGGCGCCCTTCTCGTGGCCGAAGAGTTCGTTTTCGAAAAGATGCTCGGGAATGGCCGCGCAGTTCACCTTCACGAAGGGCGCGGACGCGCGCGGCGACAGCGCCCGGATGGTATCCGAGGCCAGCTCCTTGCCGGTGCCCGATTCGCCCATGATCAGCACGGTGGTGTCCAGCGGGGCCACCTTTTCGATGAGCGCCTTCACCTCCATGATGGCCCGGCTTTCGCCGATGATGCGGCTGGCCGGGCCGTCGCGGCGCAGCGAATCGCGCAGGGCGGCGATTTCCGCCTGCAACCTGCGTTTTTCCATGGCCCGGCGGATGACGATGTCCATTTCCTTCAGGCTGAAGGGCTTGGAGAACACGTCGTAGGCGCCCAGCTTCACCGCCTCCAGCGCCAGCTCGCGCGTGGAGTAGGCGGTCATGACGATGATGTCGGTGCCCGGCGCGGCGGAAAGCAGGTGGGGGATGGCTTCCACCCCGGACATGCCGGGCAGCATGACGTCGGACAGCACCAGGTCGAAGCCGCCGCCACGCAACAGGGCGATGCCGTCCTCGGCGCGCCCGGCGGCGGTGACGCGATGGCCGCGTTCCTCCAGTGCCTCGCGCAGCATGGACTGGAAGGCGGTGTCGTCTTCGATCAGCAGGATGTGGCCGCTCATGCGTTGCCGTTCGTCCGGATGGCGGTGGATGGGGCGGGGCACGCGCCGTGGCGCGGTGTCCGGGACTGGTGTCCGGAGGGATGCCGGATGGGCGCGCGGCGACACGGCGGCGAGGCCGGACGTCGCGCGGACCATGCAAAGGTACAACGGACGGGTGTGAAGGGCAAACGGTTAGATTTGCACACCTGTGCGTTCATTCGGACTTTGGCGCGAGGATATGTCCTTGTGCATTGGGGGGTTGCATGCAGTGGCCGTGCGGGTTGGGGCAGCGGACAGGGCGCGGCATGCGTGACCGCCTCGGGCCGGTTCGGGCAGGCCGTGGGCATGGGCCGGGCCTGCCCGGCTGCTGGCGGGGCAGAGTCCCCAGCGGCTAACTTCCGGCCTGCGTCACGCGGGGCGGCAGGTCCTTCATGGCCCGCGCCTCGCCCAGGACGTCGGCACAAGCCAGCCAGTAGGCCGCCTGGGGCCAGTCCTTGCGGGTGCCCCTGCCTTCGCGCAGCATCAGGCCCAGGTTATAGGCGGCCAAACCGTTGCCCTTTTCGGCGGCCTTGCGGAACAGGCGCACCGCCTCGCCACGGTCGCTGCTGCTGGACCTGCCGCTGTCGATGAGGACGGCCAGCTGGTTCATGGCGTTGGCGTCCCCCTTGGCGATGGCCTGCCGGTACAGGGCTTCGGCACGGCGCAGATCCTGCGGCACGCCGCGCCCCTCTTCATGCAGCATGCCGAGTTGCAGTTGCGCGCGCGGGTCGCCCGATTTCGCCCGGGCGGTGAGCCCCGCCAACGGTTCGTTGGTCGGGGGGAGCGGAGGAGAGGTTTGCCCCGCCCCGGCGGACGACATTGCGTTTTCCTGGCTGGCCATGGGGCCGGCCATGCCGCAAGGGGGCGAAAGCAGCGGCAGGGCGACCACGAACGCCATGACCCACAGGGCACGGCACGACAGGGCGGCGGTGAATGCGCGGCGGAGCAGGGCGAGTGGGCGGAGAAAGGGCATGCGGGCCTCCGGGGCGTTTGATGGGGCATGGCATATCGGTCCGTCGCAGCGCAAGGGGTTGCCGCGCCTCGGGACGGTGAGGTAGGTGTGTGGTCTGGTCCGGTCTGGCCCGATGCGGCCCGATCCGGCCTGTTTCGGCCAGTCTCTCGCCTTTTTTCGGGCAGTGCCGTCAGCCGTCCGTCAGCAATCGCACGGTGTACAACCGTTTTCGCAGGAGTTTCGCATGCAGCTTGGCCGCATGGCGCAGAGCGCCCTTCGTCCCATGATCGTCGGCACCGACATCGAGGCCTTTCGCCAGCACTGCGGCGGCAGCCTGGGCGGGCTGTTCCACTGCATGCGCTATCCGGGGCCACATCTGTTATGGGATGGCGGCACGCAGGAATTCGTGGACGAGGCGGGTGCAGCTGTGCCGGGGCTGGACGCATTGGCCGGGGAGCTGGCCGTGCTGCGCGACGCCGTGGGTGCGGCGCTGGCGGGAAGCGCATCCGCCGCCCTTCCCGTGTCCATGGACGGCACCCTGTTGCGCGGGCAGGACGGTTCCGCCCATTATCGCAT
Proteins encoded in this window:
- a CDS encoding tetratricopeptide repeat protein, which gives rise to MPFLRPLALLRRAFTAALSCRALWVMAFVVALPLLSPPCGMAGPMASQENAMSSAGAGQTSPPLPPTNEPLAGLTARAKSGDPRAQLQLGMLHEEGRGVPQDLRRAEALYRQAIAKGDANAMNQLAVLIDSGRSSSSDRGEAVRLFRKAAEKGNGLAAYNLGLMLREGRGTRKDWPQAAYWLACADVLGEARAMKDLPPRVTQAGS